One part of the Vicia villosa cultivar HV-30 ecotype Madison, WI linkage group LG6, Vvil1.0, whole genome shotgun sequence genome encodes these proteins:
- the LOC131610968 gene encoding lysophospholipid acyltransferase LPEAT1-like isoform X2 — MMKGMESELKDLNSKAAKSNANNTVRDDRPLLKSDSASSTTSTTTTTATTAAELEELEKKFAAYVRRDVYGTLGRGELAAKEKLFLGFALVTLLPIRVILAAIVLVVYYVICRVCTLFLSPNREDEQEDYAHMGGWRRNVIVRCGKALSRVMLFVFGFYWIPESTTSINQEDKPQPEKTERPGVIISNHVSYLDILYHMSSSFPSFVAKRSVAKLPLVGLISKCLGCIYVQRESKSSDFKGVSAVVTERIREAHQNESAPLMMLFPEGTTTNGDFLLPFKTGGFLAKAPVLPVILKYHYQRFSPAWDSISGVRHVIFLLCQFVNNMEAIQLPLYYPSQQEMDDPKLYADNVRRLMATEGNLTLSDIGLAEKRVYHAALNGLFSQA, encoded by the exons ATGATGAAGGGGATGGAGTCTGAACTGAAAGACTTGAATTCCAAAGCCGCGAAATCAAATGCAAACAACACCGTTCGCGACGATCGTCCTCTTCTCAAATCGGATTCAGCATCCTCCACCACCTCCACCACCACAACCACCGCAACCACCGCGGCGGAGCTAGAAGAGCTTGAGAAGAAATTCGCGGCGTATGTTCGCCGCGATGTTTATGGAACCTTGGGGAGAGGAGAGTTAGCAGCTAAGGAGAAACTGTTTCTTGGTTTCGCGCTTGTTACGCTTCTTCCGATTAGAGTGATTCTTGCTGCGATTGTTTTGGTGGTTTATTACGTGATTTGTAGGGTTTGTACATTGTTTTTGAGTCCGAATcgggaagatgaacaagaggattaTGCTCATATGGGAGGGTGGAGAAGGAACGTTATTGTTCGGTGTGGGAAGGCTCTTTCTAGAGTTATGCTTTTCGTTTTTGGATTTTATTGGATTCCTGAGTCTACTACCTCTATCAATCAG GAAGACAAACCTCAGCCTGAAAAGACGGAAAGGCCTGGTGTAATAATATCAAATCATGTGTCTTACTTGGATATTTTGTATCATATGTCTTCCTCTTTCCCAAGTTTTGTTGCTAAG AGATCAGTGGCCAAGCTTCCTCTTGTTGGTCTCATCAG CAAGTGCCTTGGTTGCATCTATGTTCAGCGGGAATCAAAATCATCGGACTTCAAGGGTGTTTCAG CTGTTGTCACCGAAAGAATTCGAGAAGCACATCAGAATGAATCTGCTCCACTAATGATGTTATTTCCAG AAGGTACAACAACAAATGGAGATTTCCTCCTTCCATTCAAGACTGGTGGTTTTTTGGCAAAGGCACCAGTACTTCCTGTAATTCTAAAATACCATTACCAAAGATTTAGCCCTGCCTGGGATTCAATATCTGGG GTGCGCCATGTGATATTTCTCCTTTGTCAGTTTGTAAATAATATGGAGGCGATACAATTACCCCTTTACTATCCCTCACAACAAGAAATGGATGATCCCAAATTGTATGCTGATAATGTTAGAAGGTTGATGGCTACTGAG GGTAATTTGACACTTTCTGATATTGGGCTAGCTGAAAAACGAGTTTATCATGCTGCTCTCAATG GTTTGTTTTCCCAAGCCTAG
- the LOC131610968 gene encoding lysophospholipid acyltransferase LPEAT1-like isoform X1: protein MMKGMESELKDLNSKAAKSNANNTVRDDRPLLKSDSASSTTSTTTTTATTAAELEELEKKFAAYVRRDVYGTLGRGELAAKEKLFLGFALVTLLPIRVILAAIVLVVYYVICRVCTLFLSPNREDEQEDYAHMGGWRRNVIVRCGKALSRVMLFVFGFYWIPESTTSINQEDKPQPEKTERPGVIISNHVSYLDILYHMSSSFPSFVAKRSVAKLPLVGLISKCLGCIYVQRESKSSDFKGVSAVVTERIREAHQNESAPLMMLFPEGTTTNGDFLLPFKTGGFLAKAPVLPVILKYHYQRFSPAWDSISGVRHVIFLLCQFVNNMEAIQLPLYYPSQQEMDDPKLYADNVRRLMATEGNLTLSDIGLAEKRVYHAALNGNNSLPSVLHQKDD, encoded by the exons ATGATGAAGGGGATGGAGTCTGAACTGAAAGACTTGAATTCCAAAGCCGCGAAATCAAATGCAAACAACACCGTTCGCGACGATCGTCCTCTTCTCAAATCGGATTCAGCATCCTCCACCACCTCCACCACCACAACCACCGCAACCACCGCGGCGGAGCTAGAAGAGCTTGAGAAGAAATTCGCGGCGTATGTTCGCCGCGATGTTTATGGAACCTTGGGGAGAGGAGAGTTAGCAGCTAAGGAGAAACTGTTTCTTGGTTTCGCGCTTGTTACGCTTCTTCCGATTAGAGTGATTCTTGCTGCGATTGTTTTGGTGGTTTATTACGTGATTTGTAGGGTTTGTACATTGTTTTTGAGTCCGAATcgggaagatgaacaagaggattaTGCTCATATGGGAGGGTGGAGAAGGAACGTTATTGTTCGGTGTGGGAAGGCTCTTTCTAGAGTTATGCTTTTCGTTTTTGGATTTTATTGGATTCCTGAGTCTACTACCTCTATCAATCAG GAAGACAAACCTCAGCCTGAAAAGACGGAAAGGCCTGGTGTAATAATATCAAATCATGTGTCTTACTTGGATATTTTGTATCATATGTCTTCCTCTTTCCCAAGTTTTGTTGCTAAG AGATCAGTGGCCAAGCTTCCTCTTGTTGGTCTCATCAG CAAGTGCCTTGGTTGCATCTATGTTCAGCGGGAATCAAAATCATCGGACTTCAAGGGTGTTTCAG CTGTTGTCACCGAAAGAATTCGAGAAGCACATCAGAATGAATCTGCTCCACTAATGATGTTATTTCCAG AAGGTACAACAACAAATGGAGATTTCCTCCTTCCATTCAAGACTGGTGGTTTTTTGGCAAAGGCACCAGTACTTCCTGTAATTCTAAAATACCATTACCAAAGATTTAGCCCTGCCTGGGATTCAATATCTGGG GTGCGCCATGTGATATTTCTCCTTTGTCAGTTTGTAAATAATATGGAGGCGATACAATTACCCCTTTACTATCCCTCACAACAAGAAATGGATGATCCCAAATTGTATGCTGATAATGTTAGAAGGTTGATGGCTACTGAG GGTAATTTGACACTTTCTGATATTGGGCTAGCTGAAAAACGAGTTTATCATGCTGCTCTCAATGGTAATAATAGCCTGCCTAGTGTTTTGCATCAGAAAGACGATTGA
- the LOC131613083 gene encoding UDP-D-apiose/UDP-D-xylose synthase-like: MQDDFMTDKSPSIDKAAVSQQTCGVDASTTNQRLHRATPLHFGTRPLAFTCIVPCLHPLPRLNLLRARPPQLKIEKQRWSYACAKQLIERLVYAEGAENGLKVTIVRPFNWIGLRMDFIPGIDGPSEGVPRVLACFSNVYSKVSGEQPPEKSTIDVSSKEFYDEGYDDTDKRIPDITIINKQLDFPLGPV; this comes from the exons ATGCAAGATGATTTCATGACAGATAAATCTCCCTCAATCGACAAAGCTGCAGTATCTCAACAGACATGCGGCGTCGACGCCTCCACAACCAATCAACGACTACACCGCGCGACCCCTCTTCATTTTGGCACCAGGCCATTGGCCTTCACCTGTATCGTGCCTTGCTTGCATCCATTACCACGATTAAATCTTCTCCGTGCAAGGCCACCGCAGCTGAAGATTGAAAAGCAAAGATGGTCATATGCATGTGCTAAGCAGTTGATTGAGAGGTTGGTTTATG CTGAGGGTGCTGAAAATGGCTTGAAGGTTACTATTGTGAGGCCCTTTAATTGGATTGGACTCAGAATGGACTTCATTCCCGGCATTGACGGTCCAAGTGAGGGTGTTCCTCGGGTTCTTGCATGCTTCAGCAAT GTCTATTCAAAGGTAAGTGGAGAACAACCTCCTGAAAAATCTACAATTGATGTAAGCTCGAAAGAGTTTTACGATGAAGGATATGATGACACTGATAAGAGAATTCCTGACATAACCATAATCAACAAACAGCTCG ACTTCCCTCTGGGACCTGTTTGA